In Paraglaciecola sp. T6c, the sequence CAGTGGCTTAAAGCGTTCTCTGAAGGCTTTAGAGAACTTACTGAGTATTACTCTGTTCAGCTTATTGGCGGCGATACGGTGCAAGGTCCACTGGCGATCACCATTACCGCGCAAGGGTTTGTTGCCGCTGATCAAGCTTTGAAGCGCTCTGGTGCTAAACCGGGGGATTTCGTTTATGTGACGGGCTCATTAGGGGATGCTGGCTTAGGGCTCGATATTCTGCTTAATCGTGCTGAGGTTAAAAGTACCGAGCACAGTGAGTACTTGCTGAAACGTTTACATTACCCAACACCAAGAGTATTTGCAGGCACCAGTTTACGCCGTGTGGCGAGTGCCTGTATCGACATCTCTGATGGTTTATTAGCGGACATTAAGCATATATTAAAGGCATCCCAATGTGGGGCGTGCTTGCAACTCGATAAACTGCCGTTGTCCAAAGCGATGCTCGAGTCCGCAGATCGAGATGCCGCATTTCATTACGCTTTGAGTTCTGGTGATGATTACGAGCTTCTGTTTACTGTGAGTGAAGAGCAAAAAAACAATGTAGAGCGTGTATTGGCTTGCAGCAATGTGCCAGCAACCTGCATCGGCCAAATTAACGGTGCGGTTGGCAAAATTGATTTGAAACTCAATGATGAAAGCTATGCATACAGCCAAACGGGGTTTGAGCATTTCAATTCAGCTGAATTAACGAAAGAACAACCTAACCACGCGAAGCGAGCATAATGGATAGACATATTCGTAAGCGCGTTTCACTAGCCAACCCCATTCACTTCTTAGCCTTGGGGTTTGGCAGCGGTTTAGCGCCAAAAGCGCCTGGCACATTCGGTACGGTTGCGGCTGTTCCATTGGTGTGTTTGCTTGCTTATAGCACTGCGCTAACAGGCTATTTGCTGGTGACTTTGATAGCCTCAGTCATCGGTATTTGGTTATGCGGTAAAACAGCCAAAGACATGATGGTGCATGATGATTCATCCATAGTATGGGATGAAATTGCAGGTTTACTTATCACTATGATTGCCGTACCGCTGAGTTGGCAAACATTGCTGCTCGGTTTTGTTCTGTTTCGTATTTTTGATATCTTGAAGCCTTGGCCGATCAGTTATTTAGATGCGCGGGTACATGGTGGGTTCGGCATTATGATTGACGATATTTTAGCAGGTTTTTTCGCCCTCATTCTGATGCACATCACGCTGTATTTTGGCTGGCTGTAGCCGCTTCTAAACGATACAGTTATGCGCGCTAACGCTTCATACTCTTTGTTTTTTATTCTGTTTTGTTGATTCTTTGTTGTTTGTTAATCGAAAAGGTACTCCATGAAAATCTGGGTTGATGCGGACGCGTGTCCCGTTCTTGTAAAACAAATCTTGTTTAAAGCGGCGCAGCGCACTCAGGTTGAAATGACCTTGGTGGCAAACCAACACATTCCTGTACCGCCTGATAAAAACATTACCAGTATTCAGGTACAAAGTGGCTTTGACATGGCTGATGATTATATTGTTGAGCAATGCGTAGCGAACGACTTGGTGATCACCGCCGACATACCGCTTGCCGCCGAGGTCATTGCTAAGGGCGCTCATGCGCTCAACCCACGTGGTGAGCTTTACACCAAAGAAAGTATCGGTAGCATATTGAATATTCGTGACTTCATGGACACCATGCGTAGCAGCGGCGTTCAAACAGGTGGTCCTGGCGCTTATGGCAACAAAGAGAAACAAGCGTTTGCCAATAATCTAGATAGGTTACTGGCTCAGCGATAGGTTTGTGGGTGGCTAATACCAAGGCCGCTTTTAGCTTTACTGAGTAGCAATAAAGCGGCTTAATAGATTGGGAATAGAGGGCTTTTACTGGGCCAAGAAAGTGTGTGCTTTAGCGATTATACCCGCGTCATCCATTCCAATTTCAGCATACATCTCAGTTTGGGTGCCCTGCATTATAAACTCATCAGGCAAACCGATTTGCAGTAAGCGACTGGTGTGTACTGTACTCAGTAGGTATTCAGCCACCGCGCCGCCAGCACCACCTGTGGTAGCGCCATCTTCAAGGGTAATAAGCAGTTCATGATTTTTGGCCACATTGGCCACCGCTTCAGTATCCAAGGGCTTGACGAAGCGCATATCAATCACAGTGGCATTGAGTACTTCAGCGGCTTTTTCTGCATAAGGCAGTAACACGCCAAAATTCAATATAGCGACTTTTTCGCCTTGGCGTATGGTTCTGCTTTTACCGATTTCCAATGCTTGCATGGTGTTATCGGGCTTAACACCTGTGCCTGAACCTCTTGGGTATCTGACTGCAGCCGGTTTGTTCAGCTTGTGCCCTGTGTATAGCATTTGGCGACATTCATTTTCATCCGCAGGTGTCATGATAACCATGTTCGGAATACAGCGTAAAAATGGGATATCGAATGCGCCTTGGTGCGTTGGCCCGTCAGCACCGACTAAACCTGCGCGGTCAATAGCGAACAACACGGGTAAGTTTTGCAAAGCCACATCGTGGATCAGCTGATCGTAGGCGCGCTGCAAAAACGTTGAGTAAATAGCCACTACGGCATTTTGGCCTTCTTTGGCAAGGCCCGCAGCGAATGTCACTGCGTGTTGCTCGGCAATGGCGACGTCAAAATATTGTGCTGGGAATTTTTGTGAAAACTCGACCATACCTGAGCCTTCGCGCATGGCAGGGGTAACAGCCATTAAATTAGGATCTTGTTGTGCCATGTCACACAACCAACGGCCAAAAATGTTTGAAAACGTTGGATCGCTCGGCGCAGCCTTAGGCAAACCATCAGCAGATGGGTTGAATTTAGGCACGGCATGAAATTTAATCGGGTCTTTCTCGGCTAGCTCATAGCCTTTACCTTTTTTGGTGACCACGTGAAGAATTTGCGCCCCTTTGATGTTGCGCATGTTTTTCAATGTGTCGACCACACCGTTTACATCGTGACCATCAATCGGCCCAATGTAATTAAACCCTAATTCTTCGAAGATGGTGCCTGGTACTACCATGCCTTTGATATGTTCTTCGGCTCGGCTGGCGAACTCTTTAATAGGCGGAACGCTGCTGAGGAGTTTCTTGCCGCCGTCACGAATAGAGTTAAAGAAGTTACCTGTAAGTAAACGGGCTAGGTGACTGTTTAATGCCCCCACATTCTCTGAAATTGACATCTCGTTATCATTTAAAATAACCAGCATGTCTTTATCGATGTCACCGCCATGATTTAGCGCTTCAAATGCCATACCTGCGGTCATTGCGCCATCACCGATAACGGCAACGACCTTTCTACCCAATGCTTCTTTTTCTGCAGCAACGGCCATACCTACTGCAGCGCTGATGGAGGTAGATGAGTGACCTACGGCAAAGGTATCGTACTCACTTTCATTCGGCCAAGGGAAAGGGTGCAAACCGTTCTTTTGGCGAATGGTAGGCATACGATCACGACGGCCTGTCAAAATCTTATGGGGATAAGCTTGATGGCCCACATCCCAGATAAGGCGGTCGAACGGGGTGTTGTAAACATAATGCAGGGCGACGGTTAATTCGACTGTGCCCAACCCAGAGGCAAAATGACCACTACTTTGGCTTACGCTGGTTAACAAATATTGACGTAATTCTTTGGCGACTTGCTTTAGTTTGTCTTGAGGAAGCTCGCGCAATTGCTCGGGCGTGTCCGCTAAAGCCAGAAGCGGGTAGTGGGCTAAATCCAGGGTCATGAGGTACGTTTCTACTATTATTATTTGATGATGTATCGTTCGTAATCAATGATTACGATGAATGACGAAATCGGTAAATGATTTCAACACCTGTGTATTGTAAGGTAAAGCGTCCAAAGCTTGAAGCGCTTCTTGATGAAGTTGAGCGAGATAGCCCTGAGCACCTTCTAAACCAAGCAGTGCAGGATAGGTACTTTTATTCTGCTCTTGGTCTGAACCTTGGGGTTTACCTAAGGTTTGTGAATCACCGACCACATCCAAAATATCGTCCTGCACCTGAAACGCCAAACCAATGGTGGACGCATATTGCTGCAATAGCGATTTGCTTTCATCGCTAACTGACGGGCACAACACGGATGCCATTTTTACCGCTGCAGTGATAAGCGCCCCGGTTTTTTTGCTATGCAGCAACTCCAGTTGTGTTTGAGTGATCAGCTTATTGGTGGACGCTAAATCAATTCCTTGTCCGCCACACATGCCGTCGTAACCAGATGCTTGACCTAAAATACGCACCAATTCGATACGTTGCGCATTGGCAAAATCTGATAATGGGTAATTAACGATGATCTCAAAGGCCAAAGTTTGCAGGGCATCGCCGGCTAAAATAGCGTTGGCTTCATCAAACTGAATGTGACACGTGGGGTGCCCGCGGCGTAAATCGTCGTCGTCCATCGCAGGCAAGTCATCGTGTACCAAGGAATAAGCATGGATACATTCTAATGCGAGGGCGGGGGCATCAAGATCAGACTGTTCAATCCCTAAAGCTTCGCCGACAGCATACACTAAAAAAGGTCGCATGCGTTTTCCGCCCATTAGCAAGGCGTACTGCATGGCATTTTTTAACGTTGGGGCATGGTCACCAAGTTTGCCAATCTGCGCTTGTAGTAAGGCGTCAACGTGTTGATGCACACGCTTCTGTTGAGTCTCAAATGTCATTAGTCTTGGGTATTGTTGGGGTCGAAGTCAGCCAGTGGAGCTTGCTCGTCTTGACCCATTAAGATCTGAACTTTCTGTTCGGCTTGTTTTAGTTTATTTTGACTATGGCGGGCTAATTGAATGCCTCGCTCAAAGCGCCCTAAAGCGTCTTCTAAACTTAGCTCACCTTCTTCCATTTGATTGACTATGCTATCGAGCTCTTGCATTGATTCTTCAAAGCTTAAGTTTTCGGTTTTTTTGCGACTGGTCATAGGTTTTGCTTCTTTTATATCTTGCTCTTTTGCGAGTTGAGCGCACCTTACCTGAGGGGTAAATAGTGGTCAAACCTTTTTCATGGCGCATAGGGCCAACGTACAAAAGATTGTTCCGAGATAGAATCATTATCTTACGACGAATGCGTTAATTTGGATTTCTTTAGGCAGGTTTATAGCTAAGTACTATAGATTATTTTAACTTTGTCGATAAAATGATTAACCAAGTCAACAACCTAAATGCACCTCCTGCGAATTTTCGCTTTTTAAAGCAGGCGTTTTTAGAGCTGGGCCATTTGATATTTCGCGTAACACACTTTTTTGATGGGAGTACAATGTGGATTTAGCAACCCTTATAGGCATGATTGGCGCAATCGGCTTCGTGATCATGGCCATGGTGCTGGGCGGTGATTTGGGGATGTTCTTTAACGTTCCATCCATTTTGATTGTGGTCTGCGGTAGTCTTTTTGTCGTTTTATCTCAATTCACCCTTGGGCAATTCTTTGGTGCAGGTAAAGTGGCCGGTAAAGCCTTTATGTTCAAAATCGAATCGCCTGAGTCTCAGATTGAAAAAATCGTTGAAATGGCGGATGCCGCGCGTAAAGGCGGATTTTTAGCGCTAGAAGAAGCACAAATAGAAAACGAATTTATGCAAAAAGGCGTTGATATGTTGGTTGACGGTCACGACGTCGACGTTGTGCGCGCCACTATGGCCAAGGACATATCTATGACCACAGAGCGGCATGAATTCGGTGCTACTATCTTTAAAGGGATGGGGGATGTTGCTCCCGCCATGGGGATGATTGGTACGCTGATTGGTTTGGTTGCCATGCTGTCAAACATGGATGATCCTAAGTCCATTGGACCAGCAATGGCGGTTGCGCTATTAACAACGCTTTACGGCGCGGTGTTAGCGAACGTTGTGTGTTTGCCTATTGCTGAGAAGCTAGGTAACAGAGCAGTGGAAGAGAAACTAAACCAGAGCTTAATCCTCGATGGCATAATTGGCATAGCCGACGGCCAGAACCCTCGTGTTATTGAAGGTATTTTGAAAAATTATCTTGCAGCCAGTAAGCGCGGTAGCGCGACAGAAGACGCATAACTGATGGAAGACGAATGCCCTAAATGCCCCCCCGCCGGATTACCCGCGTGGATGGGGACATTCGCGGATTTGATGTCACTGTTGATGTGCTTCTTCGTGTTATTGCTGTCGTTTTCAGAAATGGATGTACTGAAGTTCAAACAGATCGCGGGTTCGATGAAGTTTGCGTTTGGCGTTCAAAATAAAATTGAAGTCAAAGATATTCCCAAAGGCACCAGTGTTATCGCCATGGAATTCAGACCGGGTCGACCCGATCCTACCCCTATTGAAACCATTCAGCAGCAAACCATAGAAATGACTCAGCAAATGTTGGAGTTTCAAGCGGGTAATGAAGATTCCGCTGGTGGGCGTCAAAAACAACGTGGTGAACAAAAAGGCGGGGCTGCCCAGCAAACGGCGAGTGAACAATCCAGTGCCAAAACCACAGCGAGTCAAGAAGAAGCCAATAAGCAAATGAAGAAGGTGGCGCAGCAGCTTGAGAAAGAAATTCTTGATGGTGCCATCGAGATGGAGTCACTTGGGCAACAACTGATCATCCGTATTCGAGAGAACGGCTCTTTCTCAGCGGGCTCTGCTTTCTTGCAGCCGCAGTTTAAGCCTATCCTGCGTAAAATTGGAACCTTGTTGGCTGATATGCCTGGGGATATTGAGATATCCGGTCATAGTGACAGTTTGGTTATTTCTAACGAGCTGTATCGTTCTAACTGGGATTTATCAGCTCAGCGCGCAGTTGCGGTAGCTGAGGAGCTACGTAAAGCCCCAGGGTTTGATGAGGGGCGCATGGCGGTCATTGGGAAAGCGGATACCGCCCCATTGTTAGGTGAAGACGATGCTCAAGCAAGAAGCCGCAATCGCCGCGTGGAAATTGCGATTAAACAGGGTAAGGCGAAAGAATCAGAGCCTATCTCGGTCGTAGAATAACCGGTAGTGACCTAAGCGGAGGCAGTAGAGTAGGGCTAGCTTAGTCTATAAATTCAAATCTAAAAAGCGGCACATATGCCGCTTTTTAGATTTCCTCATTTCTGTGTACTAACCTACATTTGTGATTCACAAGAGGGAATACGTGCGCTCTTGTCAAAGAAGATAGAGAACTCTGCCACCGTCACGCCAAACTTTTTCATATACGAACGATTCATCATGCGCTGGTCGTCGAGAGCGTACATCCAATCATCAATGGCAAAATCATACTCGGTGCCATCAATGGGCACGGTTAAAGTGTACTGCCAATTAAACGCGCTACCTTGGGATGAGCCAGAAGCTTGACCCACAACGTCACCGGCAGTGCCCGTCACTGTTTGGTCTTGCGCGACATTTACCTTCCAAATACGGGTCTGGCGGGTACCGTCGTTAAAGAAAAATGACTCGTGAAGTTGCCCTTTGTTACCTTGCCACGTGGCGACGATGTCAACGCAGAATCGGCGAGTTAGCTTTCCTGAATAGTCTTGCACAATTCCCCAAGCTGTTATTTCACCATCAAAATAGTTTTTGAGTGAAAATGTAGGCCTAGTGTCACGATAATCATCGATAGAGGCACTGCAGCCTGCAAGCAGGGCGGCTCCGGCGGTTAATGCCAATGTTTTTAATATCGTCATATACGTTCCTATTGTGACTGGCCTATTAATTTATTACGCAGTTTCGGGTAACTGGCTTTTTTGTCTAGCCAGATGCGCAAAAAATTGACGCCAAAGCTGCGATCATCAATACGCCCAATTTCTTCTTGGTTAAAATAGAAGACGCCACCATCAGTGTGGTTTAAGACAAACAACAGCTCATCGTTTTCCTGAATATCAGGCCATATTGCCGTAAGTTGTGTAAGCCATGGTTGGTAGATTGCTTCGCCTAACCCTAGCTTGTTCCATTCATCGGCAGTGGCTTCTACCAGTTCATCTGCCTCAATATCCCGCAAATACTGAATATTTAGGGCGAGAGGGCTCTGACTTTCTTGCGTCAGGTCATCACTGGTAAACGTGCCGTCATCACTGTAGAGCGTTGATTGGTATATATCCCAAAATACGACCGACAACTTAGCGCTGCCTACAGGTTTGAGTGCATCGATGGGCGACGCACTTAAGCTCAAAGGCAACAGCAACGCGCTTATGAATGTAAATGTGAGCAACTTTTTCATCGTTTATCGACTAAGTTGTGCATTGTAAGCGGGCTTGCTCAGCACTAGCTGCACCGTACTAATGGTGCGCTCAAGAAAACCGCCTTCGCAATAACTAAAGTAATAGCGCCACATGTTGCCAAAGCGTTCGTCGTAGCCGTCTTTTGCTAGCGCTTCGATATTATCGTTAAACGCTTGATGCCAATGCTGTAAGGTTCTCGCGTAATCCAGGCCTATGTCATGCAGGTCGCGGATCATCATATCGGTATGTTTTTTCAGATGTTGATTGATTAAAAGCTGTGAGGGTAAAAAACCGCCGGGGAAAATATGCTTTTGAATAAAATCAACACTCTTGGCGTAACTGTTCAAGCGTTGGTCACTGATGGTGATCGCTTGTAACAGCATAATGCCGTCTTTTTTGAGCAAGTTTGAGCACTGCTGAAAGAAAGTGGGTAAGTACTCTTTGCCTACTGCTTCAATCATTTCAATGGAGACCAATTTGTCGTATTGGCCTTCAAGCAAGCGATAGTCTTTCTTTAGCAATGTAATATGCTGCTCTAGATTTTCCCGAGCCACCCACTGTTCGGCAAACTGGTATTGCTCCTCTGAAATAGTGGTCGTGGTCACTTTGCAACCGTAGTGTTTGGCTGCATACACAGCTAGACCACCCCAGCCGGTACCAATTTCAAGAAGATGATCGTCTTCGGTCAGCTGTAACTTCTCACAAATTGTTTTTAGTTTATGTTGTTGCGCCTGATGTAAGTCTGCATCTTGATGAGGATAGATTGCCGAGGAGTACATCATGGTTTGATCTAAGAAGCGTGTATAAAGCTTGTTGCCTAGATCGTAATGATCTGCGATGTTTTTCTTCGCCTGGCTGGTGGAATTACGTCTTGCAAGGTGGCTTAATTTCCTGAGGGGCAGGGCGAGCCATTCCATTTTACCTTCCCAGCGGTCAAGCATAGGCAGGTTTCGGGCAAATATTCGAATAACGTTGGTCAAATTGGGAGTCGTCCACATGCCATCGGTGTAGGTTTCCCCTGAAGCAACGCTGCCACCAAAAAGCAAATGGCGATAAGCGCGTAAATCGATAAAGTTTATCTCAGCATGCAAGTCAGAGCCCTTTTCACCGAAAACATCGACGAGCACACCATTTTCTTTTATCACCATTTCGCCTTCCGGCAGGCTAGCAAATATTTTCAACATGATTTGGCGGCTAATTT encodes:
- a CDS encoding DUF3833 domain-containing protein: MTILKTLALTAGAALLAGCSASIDDYRDTRPTFSLKNYFDGEITAWGIVQDYSGKLTRRFCVDIVATWQGNKGQLHESFFFNDGTRQTRIWKVNVAQDQTVTGTAGDVVGQASGSSQGSAFNWQYTLTVPIDGTEYDFAIDDWMYALDDQRMMNRSYMKKFGVTVAEFSIFFDKSARIPSCESQM
- the dxs gene encoding 1-deoxy-D-xylulose-5-phosphate synthase produces the protein MTLDLAHYPLLALADTPEQLRELPQDKLKQVAKELRQYLLTSVSQSSGHFASGLGTVELTVALHYVYNTPFDRLIWDVGHQAYPHKILTGRRDRMPTIRQKNGLHPFPWPNESEYDTFAVGHSSTSISAAVGMAVAAEKEALGRKVVAVIGDGAMTAGMAFEALNHGGDIDKDMLVILNDNEMSISENVGALNSHLARLLTGNFFNSIRDGGKKLLSSVPPIKEFASRAEEHIKGMVVPGTIFEELGFNYIGPIDGHDVNGVVDTLKNMRNIKGAQILHVVTKKGKGYELAEKDPIKFHAVPKFNPSADGLPKAAPSDPTFSNIFGRWLCDMAQQDPNLMAVTPAMREGSGMVEFSQKFPAQYFDVAIAEQHAVTFAAGLAKEGQNAVVAIYSTFLQRAYDQLIHDVALQNLPVLFAIDRAGLVGADGPTHQGAFDIPFLRCIPNMVIMTPADENECRQMLYTGHKLNKPAAVRYPRGSGTGVKPDNTMQALEIGKSRTIRQGEKVAILNFGVLLPYAEKAAEVLNATVIDMRFVKPLDTEAVANVAKNHELLITLEDGATTGGAGGAVAEYLLSTVHTSRLLQIGLPDEFIMQGTQTEMYAEIGMDDAGIIAKAHTFLAQ
- the thiL gene encoding thiamine-phosphate kinase, with the translated sequence MKEFSLIDTYFRDVSFQRKDVLLGIGDDCAITQIPAGQALATTTDTLVSGVHFLPDADPKAIAQKAIAVNLSDLAAMGAEPAWLSLSLSLPNVDEQWLKAFSEGFRELTEYYSVQLIGGDTVQGPLAITITAQGFVAADQALKRSGAKPGDFVYVTGSLGDAGLGLDILLNRAEVKSTEHSEYLLKRLHYPTPRVFAGTSLRRVASACIDISDGLLADIKHILKASQCGACLQLDKLPLSKAMLESADRDAAFHYALSSGDDYELLFTVSEEQKNNVERVLACSNVPATCIGQINGAVGKIDLKLNDESYAYSQTGFEHFNSAELTKEQPNHAKRA
- a CDS encoding SAM-dependent methyltransferase; the encoded protein is MVNSEQTLEAVDSLSWQDKISRQIMLKIFASLPEGEMVIKENGVLVDVFGEKGSDLHAEINFIDLRAYRHLLFGGSVASGETYTDGMWTTPNLTNVIRIFARNLPMLDRWEGKMEWLALPLRKLSHLARRNSTSQAKKNIADHYDLGNKLYTRFLDQTMMYSSAIYPHQDADLHQAQQHKLKTICEKLQLTEDDHLLEIGTGWGGLAVYAAKHYGCKVTTTTISEEQYQFAEQWVARENLEQHITLLKKDYRLLEGQYDKLVSIEMIEAVGKEYLPTFFQQCSNLLKKDGIMLLQAITISDQRLNSYAKSVDFIQKHIFPGGFLPSQLLINQHLKKHTDMMIRDLHDIGLDYARTLQHWHQAFNDNIEALAKDGYDERFGNMWRYYFSYCEGGFLERTISTVQLVLSKPAYNAQLSR
- the pomA gene encoding flagellar motor protein PomA, whose product is MDLATLIGMIGAIGFVIMAMVLGGDLGMFFNVPSILIVVCGSLFVVLSQFTLGQFFGAGKVAGKAFMFKIESPESQIEKIVEMADAARKGGFLALEEAQIENEFMQKGVDMLVDGHDVDVVRATMAKDISMTTERHEFGATIFKGMGDVAPAMGMIGTLIGLVAMLSNMDDPKSIGPAMAVALLTTLYGAVLANVVCLPIAEKLGNRAVEEKLNQSLILDGIIGIADGQNPRVIEGILKNYLAASKRGSATEDA
- a CDS encoding chalcone isomerase family protein — protein: MKKLLTFTFISALLLPLSLSASPIDALKPVGSAKLSVVFWDIYQSTLYSDDGTFTSDDLTQESQSPLALNIQYLRDIEADELVEATADEWNKLGLGEAIYQPWLTQLTAIWPDIQENDELLFVLNHTDGGVFYFNQEEIGRIDDRSFGVNFLRIWLDKKASYPKLRNKLIGQSQ
- a CDS encoding YaiI/YqxD family protein → MKIWVDADACPVLVKQILFKAAQRTQVEMTLVANQHIPVPPDKNITSIQVQSGFDMADDYIVEQCVANDLVITADIPLAAEVIAKGAHALNPRGELYTKESIGSILNIRDFMDTMRSSGVQTGGPGAYGNKEKQAFANNLDRLLAQR
- the ispA gene encoding (2E,6E)-farnesyl diphosphate synthase translates to MTFETQQKRVHQHVDALLQAQIGKLGDHAPTLKNAMQYALLMGGKRMRPFLVYAVGEALGIEQSDLDAPALALECIHAYSLVHDDLPAMDDDDLRRGHPTCHIQFDEANAILAGDALQTLAFEIIVNYPLSDFANAQRIELVRILGQASGYDGMCGGQGIDLASTNKLITQTQLELLHSKKTGALITAAVKMASVLCPSVSDESKSLLQQYASTIGLAFQVQDDILDVVGDSQTLGKPQGSDQEQNKSTYPALLGLEGAQGYLAQLHQEALQALDALPYNTQVLKSFTDFVIHRNH
- a CDS encoding flagellar motor protein MotB, producing the protein MEDECPKCPPAGLPAWMGTFADLMSLLMCFFVLLLSFSEMDVLKFKQIAGSMKFAFGVQNKIEVKDIPKGTSVIAMEFRPGRPDPTPIETIQQQTIEMTQQMLEFQAGNEDSAGGRQKQRGEQKGGAAQQTASEQSSAKTTASQEEANKQMKKVAQQLEKEILDGAIEMESLGQQLIIRIRENGSFSAGSAFLQPQFKPILRKIGTLLADMPGDIEISGHSDSLVISNELYRSNWDLSAQRAVAVAEELRKAPGFDEGRMAVIGKADTAPLLGEDDAQARSRNRRVEIAIKQGKAKESEPISVVE
- a CDS encoding phosphatidylglycerophosphatase A family protein, whose amino-acid sequence is MDRHIRKRVSLANPIHFLALGFGSGLAPKAPGTFGTVAAVPLVCLLAYSTALTGYLLVTLIASVIGIWLCGKTAKDMMVHDDSSIVWDEIAGLLITMIAVPLSWQTLLLGFVLFRIFDILKPWPISYLDARVHGGFGIMIDDILAGFFALILMHITLYFGWL
- the xseB gene encoding exodeoxyribonuclease VII small subunit gives rise to the protein MTSRKKTENLSFEESMQELDSIVNQMEEGELSLEDALGRFERGIQLARHSQNKLKQAEQKVQILMGQDEQAPLADFDPNNTQD